The Chitinophagales bacterium genome includes a window with the following:
- the rsmA gene encoding 16S rRNA (adenine(1518)-N(6)/adenine(1519)-N(6))-dimethyltransferase RsmA: MSKRAKKIFGQHFLKNKAIVEQILEAFDPGELPVLEIGPGMGVLSFDLYEKYGERYKAVEVDRDMIDYLKGENPFIEKHLIHKDFLKLNLQEISSQPFAVIGNFPYNISSQIIFKIIESDVEVPLIVGMFQKEMAQRLISGEGSKIYGVTSVLTALFYEGEYLFDIGPKNFAPPPKIMSGVIRLKRKNILGPGMPSYKQIKTVVKMAFGQRRKTLRNSLKPLLIEKSVDSDDAVFNLRPEQLSVRDFIALTEKLYA; the protein is encoded by the coding sequence TTGAGCAAAAGAGCAAAGAAAATATTCGGCCAACATTTTTTAAAAAACAAGGCTATTGTTGAGCAAATTCTTGAGGCTTTTGATCCGGGAGAACTTCCGGTACTTGAAATTGGCCCGGGTATGGGTGTGCTTAGTTTTGATCTGTATGAAAAATACGGAGAGCGATACAAAGCCGTGGAAGTGGATCGCGACATGATTGATTACCTGAAAGGGGAAAACCCTTTCATTGAGAAACATTTGATTCACAAAGACTTTTTGAAGTTGAATTTGCAGGAGATCAGTTCTCAACCTTTCGCAGTAATTGGCAATTTTCCTTATAATATCTCCTCGCAAATCATTTTTAAAATTATAGAATCGGATGTTGAAGTGCCGCTAATTGTAGGAATGTTTCAAAAAGAAATGGCACAGCGGCTTATATCAGGCGAAGGATCTAAAATTTACGGGGTAACCAGTGTTTTAACGGCTTTGTTTTACGAAGGGGAATACCTTTTTGATATTGGCCCTAAAAACTTTGCGCCACCCCCAAAAATCATGTCGGGAGTAATTCGTCTGAAGCGCAAAAATATACTCGGCCCGGGAATGCCTTCCTACAAACAAATTAAAACGGTAGTGAAAATGGCCTTTGGTCAGCGGAGGAAAACCTTGAGGAATAGCTTAAAACCTTTATTGATAGAAAAGTCAGTTGATAGTGATGATGCAGTATTTAATTTAAGGCCGGAGCAGCTTTCGGTTCGCGATTTTATAGCTTTGACTGAAAAATTATACGCATGA
- a CDS encoding NAD(P)-dependent oxidoreductase produces the protein MIKRVLVVDKVHESLFEELKGLPVEMDYLPNITAKEAETIIGKYHGLVTNSKLKVNPAFLERATVLEFAIRAGSGMDIFDLEAAEKKGVKCFNTPEGNKDAVAEHALGFLLVLVNNICKANTEVRNGIWKREENRGRELSEMTAGIIGYGNNGSAFAQRLRAMGCRVLAYDKYKSGYAETGIEEVGLEEIYEQADILSLHIPLTEETKFLVNLAFIERFKRKIYLINCSRGKIVSISALKKAFEKGLLSGAALDVLENEKMDQLTAQQASDLKSLFSENTIFTPHIAGWTHESKRKISELIAARIKRLL, from the coding sequence ATGATCAAAAGGGTGTTGGTGGTAGATAAGGTACATGAATCTCTTTTCGAGGAATTGAAAGGTTTGCCTGTTGAAATGGATTATTTGCCAAATATTACCGCAAAAGAAGCAGAAACAATTATTGGCAAATATCACGGGCTGGTTACCAATAGCAAATTAAAGGTTAACCCTGCATTTCTTGAAAGAGCCACTGTGCTGGAGTTTGCAATTAGGGCTGGTTCAGGAATGGATATTTTTGATTTGGAAGCTGCTGAAAAGAAAGGGGTAAAGTGTTTCAATACACCAGAGGGCAATAAAGATGCTGTAGCAGAACATGCCCTGGGTTTTTTGCTTGTTTTGGTCAACAATATCTGCAAAGCCAATACTGAGGTGCGCAATGGAATATGGAAAAGAGAAGAAAATCGAGGAAGGGAATTGAGTGAAATGACTGCCGGAATTATTGGCTATGGCAACAACGGCAGTGCATTTGCTCAAAGGTTAAGGGCAATGGGGTGCAGGGTCTTGGCCTATGACAAATACAAATCGGGATATGCAGAAACGGGGATAGAAGAAGTTGGTTTAGAAGAGATTTATGAGCAGGCGGATATCCTCAGTTTACATATTCCGCTTACAGAAGAAACAAAATTTTTAGTTAATTTGGCTTTTATTGAACGATTTAAGCGGAAAATTTACTTAATTAATTGTTCAAGGGGAAAAATAGTGTCCATATCAGCCTTAAAGAAAGCTTTTGAAAAGGGATTGCTTTCAGGTGCAGCATTAGATGTTTTGGAAAATGAAAAAATGGATCAGCTCACTGCTCAGCAGGCAAGTGATTTAAAAAGTTTATTTTCTGAAAACACCATTTTTACACCGCATATAGCAGGTTGGACGCATGAGTCAAAAAGGAAGATTTCGGAATTAATAGCAGCAAGGATAAAGAGGCTACTTTAA
- a CDS encoding TonB-dependent receptor, with protein sequence MKRIFTSLLLAVISISAYAQSGEIYGQVLDENNEGIPFANVRVEQSGDLITGGSTDFEGFFTIKPLNPGKYDVRITYIGYATYLNEGVVVQSDKVTELNLKMKPQETQLGEVEVVEYRVPLIDKDDNSTKNTISSEEIASLPTRNVSSIASTSAGVYQEDENQGLNIKGARTSGTETYIDGIRVRGGSNIPANAIEQLTVITGGVPAKYGNATGGVINITTKGPSRNLNGGGEVLTSQFLDGYGYNLGNLNLTGPIWKKNRGTDDEKTIAGFFLAGEFLRQKDRDPSVVGVDVLKEDVLEDVKNAPLTRSPNNDGFILKAETLTDEHIENVHVKPNSVRDNYRLSGKLDFKASDNVNLTFGGTMDYTRYNQWINRFTMMNYDNNPLYKQMSWRVFGRLTQKFSRDTEESEERALIQNAYYTLQFDYSKDYYTVESERLGQNPFDYGYVGEFEIDRAPVYEYGEDPVSGLNGYRFSGLQDTMVRFTPGTRNPGATSYTETFYELAGDDADFYRNLDQIAGNNGLRNGDQPRIPHGIWYGTGYQFDNYGTLRDNDQYRFSLNGSFDVVPGKSSDRNKHSIEFGFEFEQRIDRRYIVSPTRIWERMRQQTNAHLSNLDTVPILIIEGQEYAYDDPNRPVFGIYDTMRYNRLYDASSQTYFDKQLREKLGVPVNSTELINVDAVDPSILSLDMLTADDLYNAGNRNLNAYGYDHKGNKFKEQPSFEDFFTQRDEDGNYTRAIGAFRPIYTAAYLQDKFNFKDILFNIGVRIDRYDANQKVLKDKYSLYDALTLEEARDRIDPSVEVPGNIGDDYVVYVQSVDDLENFVPVGYRSGDDWYNVDGEFVQDPRVIAQSIGSSRVLPALSSERYTNPQHIQDEDYDPNSSFEDYKPQITVQPRVAFSFNLTDEASFFAHYDILTQRPSGRLIQTPDTWYYFNDLPSNTVINNPNLKAERTVDYQLGFRQLVTKNSALTISAFYREMRDMIQVRAINFAYPNTYVTYDNIDYGTVKGLSLSYDLRKTRTSNISMKLNYTLQFAEGTGSDDRSQLNLVNAGQPNLRTIVPLNYDSRHLINVTLDYSFSSGRDYNGPKWGGKDVFSNSGINIIARARSGEPYTSQANPTAEALFTQPARPVLEGSINGARLPWNFRLDFRVFKTFNFETRKKDENRSGRPVNLNIYLLIQNLLNTKNVINVYPYTGNADDDGYLTSNQGQQQLENQVNSASFSSMYYAWLNNPDNYSLPRQIRLGAILSF encoded by the coding sequence ATGAAAAGGATTTTTACGTCCCTTCTGTTGGCTGTTATAAGCATATCTGCTTATGCACAGTCCGGTGAGATATACGGTCAGGTTTTGGATGAAAACAATGAAGGAATTCCTTTTGCGAATGTTCGTGTGGAGCAAAGTGGCGATCTAATCACAGGAGGAAGTACAGATTTTGAAGGGTTTTTTACAATCAAACCTTTGAACCCCGGAAAGTACGATGTGCGAATAACGTATATAGGTTACGCAACCTATCTTAATGAGGGTGTGGTGGTTCAGTCTGATAAAGTAACTGAACTAAATTTAAAAATGAAACCTCAGGAAACTCAGCTCGGTGAAGTTGAAGTTGTAGAATATCGAGTGCCGCTTATTGACAAAGATGACAATTCTACTAAGAATACAATTTCTTCTGAGGAAATCGCCTCTTTACCTACGCGTAATGTTTCTTCTATTGCCTCTACAAGTGCCGGTGTCTATCAGGAAGATGAAAATCAAGGTTTAAATATAAAAGGGGCAAGGACTTCCGGTACTGAGACATATATAGATGGTATCAGGGTGCGTGGCGGTTCTAATATTCCTGCTAATGCTATTGAACAATTAACAGTAATTACAGGTGGTGTTCCTGCTAAATATGGTAATGCTACCGGTGGTGTAATCAATATTACAACCAAAGGGCCATCAAGAAATTTAAATGGAGGTGGTGAGGTTCTCACTTCCCAGTTTTTAGATGGCTATGGTTATAATTTGGGGAACCTGAATCTTACTGGTCCGATATGGAAGAAAAACAGAGGAACTGATGATGAAAAAACAATTGCAGGTTTCTTCCTTGCCGGTGAATTTTTAAGACAAAAAGACCGCGACCCTTCCGTAGTAGGAGTTGATGTTTTGAAAGAAGATGTGCTTGAAGATGTTAAAAACGCACCGCTTACTCGATCTCCAAACAATGATGGTTTTATATTGAAAGCAGAAACATTAACGGATGAGCATATTGAAAATGTGCATGTAAAGCCCAATTCAGTTAGAGACAATTATCGCCTTAGTGGTAAATTGGATTTTAAAGCTTCCGACAATGTGAATTTGACTTTTGGCGGAACAATGGATTATACCCGTTACAATCAATGGATCAATCGATTTACAATGATGAATTACGACAATAACCCTTTGTACAAGCAAATGTCATGGAGGGTTTTTGGCCGGTTGACACAAAAATTCTCAAGAGATACTGAAGAAAGTGAAGAAAGAGCATTGATTCAAAATGCTTACTACACCCTTCAATTTGATTATTCAAAAGACTATTACACTGTAGAAAGTGAAAGGTTAGGGCAGAACCCTTTCGATTATGGTTATGTAGGAGAATTTGAAATTGATAGAGCTCCTGTTTATGAGTATGGAGAAGATCCTGTCTCTGGTTTAAACGGGTATCGCTTCAGTGGTTTACAGGATACAATGGTGCGATTTACTCCCGGCACAAGAAATCCCGGAGCTACCAGCTACACTGAAACTTTTTATGAATTGGCCGGGGATGATGCAGATTTCTACAGAAACCTGGATCAGATTGCAGGAAATAACGGGCTTAGAAATGGTGACCAACCCAGGATTCCACATGGTATCTGGTATGGAACAGGTTATCAGTTTGATAATTATGGAACCTTACGGGACAATGATCAATATCGTTTTTCACTGAATGGTTCTTTTGATGTTGTACCAGGTAAATCCAGTGACAGAAATAAGCACTCTATAGAATTTGGTTTTGAATTTGAGCAGCGAATAGATCGCAGGTATATTGTAAGCCCAACAAGAATATGGGAAAGAATGCGTCAGCAGACCAATGCACATTTAAGCAATTTAGACACGGTACCAATTTTAATTATAGAAGGACAGGAATATGCCTATGATGATCCTAACCGACCTGTATTTGGCATATATGACACTATGCGATACAACAGGTTGTATGATGCCAGTAGCCAGACTTATTTTGACAAGCAATTGAGAGAAAAGCTGGGGGTGCCTGTTAATAGCACTGAGCTGATAAATGTAGATGCTGTTGATCCAAGTATTTTGTCTTTGGATATGCTTACGGCTGATGACCTCTATAATGCCGGTAACAGGAACCTCAATGCATATGGCTATGATCACAAAGGAAATAAATTTAAAGAGCAACCTTCTTTTGAAGATTTCTTTACGCAAAGAGATGAAGATGGCAATTACACCAGAGCAATAGGAGCTTTCCGGCCAATATACACAGCAGCTTATCTTCAGGATAAATTCAACTTTAAAGACATCCTGTTTAATATAGGTGTTCGTATTGACCGTTATGATGCCAATCAAAAAGTTTTAAAAGATAAGTACTCATTGTATGATGCACTAACACTGGAAGAAGCAAGAGACAGAATAGACCCGAGTGTAGAAGTGCCGGGAAATATTGGCGATGATTATGTGGTATATGTTCAAAGTGTAGATGATCTGGAAAACTTTGTTCCTGTAGGCTACAGAAGTGGAGATGACTGGTATAATGTAGATGGAGAATTTGTTCAGGATCCGAGGGTTATTGCGCAGTCAATAGGAAGCTCAAGAGTATTGCCTGCACTATCTTCAGAAAGATATACAAATCCACAGCATATCCAGGACGAAGATTATGATCCAAATTCTTCTTTTGAAGATTACAAACCGCAAATTACTGTTCAGCCGCGTGTTGCATTTTCCTTTAACCTGACTGATGAAGCATCCTTTTTTGCACACTATGATATTTTGACACAGCGTCCTTCAGGTAGATTGATACAAACACCTGACACCTGGTACTACTTCAATGACCTGCCTTCAAATACGGTGATCAATAATCCGAATTTAAAGGCAGAGCGTACTGTTGATTATCAACTTGGATTTCGACAGTTGGTGACAAAAAACTCTGCATTGACCATTTCTGCTTTTTATAGGGAAATGCGGGATATGATACAGGTTAGGGCTATCAATTTTGCTTACCCCAATACTTATGTCACTTACGACAATATTGATTATGGTACAGTAAAAGGCTTGTCTTTGAGTTATGACTTGCGAAAAACAAGAACCAGCAATATTTCCATGAAATTGAACTATACCCTTCAATTTGCAGAAGGTACCGGTTCTGATGACCGTTCTCAGTTGAATCTTGTAAATGCTGGACAACCCAACCTGAGAACCATTGTGCCTTTGAATTACGACTCCAGACACTTAATTAATGTAACACTGGATTACAGTTTTTCATCTGGCAGAGATTACAATGGTCCTAAATGGGGTGGCAAAGATGTGTTTTCCAATTCAGGAATTAATATTATAGCAAGAGCCCGTTCTGGAGAGCCCTATACTTCACAGGCCAATCCAACAGCAGAAGCGCTGTTTACACAACCTGCCCGACCTGTATTGGAGGGTTCCATTAACGGTGCGCGGTTGCCCTGGAATTTCAGGCTTGATTTCAGGGTTTTCAAAACTTTCAATTTTGAAACAAGGAAGAAAGATGAAAATCGCAGTGGGCGTCCGGTTAACCTGAATATTTATTTGTTGATTCAGAACTTGCTCAATACCAAGAATGTTATCAATGTTTATCCCTATACCGGAAATGCAGATGATGATGGTTACCTGACTTCAAATCAAGGTCAGCAACAATTGGAAAATCAAGTGAATAGTGCTTCATTTTCAAGTATGTATTATGCCTGGTTGAATAATCCGGACAATTACAGCTTGCCGAGACAAATCAGGCTTGGAGCAATTTTATCCTTTTAA
- a CDS encoding PorV/PorQ family protein translates to MKRMFNRLFIFSVCLVLSTNSLLAGNEDRAGEAGGYELLMNGWARSSGMYGMNSSRVEGLEAMRINVAGLAHAPNTEVVFSHSRWLFDSQVSINAAGIAQAIGKEKTNFIGLNINSVSFGDIEITTTNSPEGGLGTYSPNFLNIGLAFSRAFSESIYGGVVVRFLNQRVPDLSASGVALDAGIQYVTGKLDQIRFGVSLRNVGTPMKFGGEGLTFRGDAPSGSYNLTVSSRTQKFELPSLLHIGASYDLYADNLKNNPDLAADHRITIAFNFTSNSFGKDHVGGGLEYSYREMFQVRAGYRYEKGLTDAETRTTDFVGIAAGASVMVPFKEEGPAMGIDYSYRPSQVFGGTHSIGLRFNLGTKVPPFKKKKSKEEVFQEEG, encoded by the coding sequence ATGAAAAGGATGTTTAATAGGCTATTTATTTTTTCTGTTTGCTTAGTACTAAGCACAAACTCCCTTTTAGCGGGAAATGAAGACAGAGCCGGTGAAGCTGGTGGTTATGAATTGTTGATGAACGGTTGGGCTAGAAGTTCAGGCATGTATGGCATGAATTCTTCAAGAGTTGAAGGTCTTGAAGCTATGCGAATAAATGTTGCAGGTCTGGCACATGCACCAAACACTGAAGTTGTATTTTCCCATTCCAGATGGCTTTTCGATTCGCAGGTAAGTATTAATGCTGCCGGTATTGCTCAGGCAATTGGAAAGGAGAAAACTAATTTTATAGGGTTGAATATCAATTCTGTAAGTTTTGGGGATATTGAAATCACTACTACCAATTCTCCAGAAGGTGGTCTGGGCACATATAGTCCGAATTTTTTAAATATAGGTCTGGCTTTTTCAAGAGCATTTTCTGAGAGTATATATGGAGGTGTAGTTGTACGCTTTCTTAATCAACGCGTACCTGATTTGAGTGCTTCAGGTGTGGCTTTAGATGCTGGAATTCAATATGTAACAGGTAAACTTGACCAAATCCGTTTTGGTGTTTCTCTTAGAAATGTTGGTACACCAATGAAGTTTGGTGGAGAAGGGCTAACTTTTAGGGGGGATGCTCCATCGGGTTCTTATAATCTGACTGTAAGCAGTAGAACTCAAAAGTTTGAGCTTCCATCACTTCTGCATATTGGTGCTTCTTATGATCTTTATGCAGATAATTTGAAAAACAACCCTGATTTAGCTGCCGATCACAGAATTACAATAGCTTTTAATTTTACCTCCAATTCATTTGGCAAAGATCATGTAGGTGGAGGTCTTGAATATTCCTATCGAGAAATGTTCCAGGTAAGAGCAGGTTACCGCTATGAAAAAGGGTTGACCGATGCAGAAACCAGAACGACTGATTTTGTGGGGATTGCTGCCGGAGCTTCTGTAATGGTGCCTTTTAAAGAAGAAGGTCCTGCAATGGGAATTGATTATTCTTATCGCCCATCTCAGGTTTTTGGTGGAACACATTCTATTGGCCTCCGTTTTAACTTAGGCACAAAAGTACCTCCGTTTAAAAAGAAAAAATCTAAAGAAGAGGTCTTTCAGGAAGAAGGCTAA
- the greA gene encoding transcription elongation factor GreA — protein sequence MSKISYYTKEGYEKLKQELNHLKTKERAEISQQIAEAREKGDLSENAEYDAAKEAQGMLELKITKMEETLANARILDDSDLDTSKALVLSTVEIKNLKNGAVLKYTLVAESEANLKEKKISVTSPIGKGLLGKKKGDIAKVETPTGIVEFELLSISR from the coding sequence ATGTCTAAGATTAGTTACTATACCAAAGAAGGTTACGAAAAGTTGAAGCAAGAATTGAATCATCTTAAAACAAAAGAACGTGCTGAAATATCACAGCAAATTGCTGAAGCACGTGAAAAGGGTGATCTTTCAGAAAATGCCGAATACGATGCCGCAAAAGAAGCACAAGGCATGCTGGAGCTTAAAATCACCAAGATGGAAGAAACGCTGGCCAATGCACGTATTCTTGACGATAGTGATCTTGATACTTCTAAAGCACTTGTGCTTTCTACTGTGGAAATCAAAAACCTGAAAAATGGTGCTGTGCTGAAATATACCCTTGTTGCTGAATCAGAAGCAAATTTGAAAGAAAAGAAAATTTCGGTAACTTCTCCTATTGGAAAAGGACTGTTGGGTAAAAAGAAAGGTGATATAGCCAAAGTAGAAACCCCAACAGGTATTGTTGAATTTGAATTGTTATCAATTTCGAGGTAA
- a CDS encoding HIT family protein has protein sequence MASVFTKIINGEIPSYKIAEDENYYAFLDINPLAKGHTLVVPKKEVDYIFDLDDETLKGLFAFSKRVAKAIEKVVECERVGIAVLGLEVPHAHVHLSPINGIHDLDFSKPKVELSEAEFQEISGQIAKAFE, from the coding sequence ATGGCATCAGTTTTTACCAAAATAATAAATGGAGAAATCCCTTCCTATAAGATAGCGGAAGATGAAAACTACTATGCCTTTTTAGACATCAATCCACTGGCAAAAGGGCATACGCTTGTAGTTCCAAAAAAGGAAGTAGATTATATTTTTGACCTGGATGATGAAACCCTCAAAGGTTTATTTGCCTTTTCTAAAAGAGTAGCAAAAGCTATTGAAAAAGTGGTGGAATGTGAGCGTGTTGGAATTGCTGTATTAGGGCTGGAAGTTCCGCATGCTCATGTGCACCTTAGTCCAATCAATGGTATTCACGACCTGGATTTTTCCAAGCCCAAAGTGGAACTGAGTGAAGCTGAGTTTCAGGAAATTTCTGGGCAAATAGCAAAAGCTTTTGAATAA
- the ruvC gene encoding crossover junction endodeoxyribonuclease RuvC, with protein sequence MSDSLQKEQIILGIDPGTNVMGYGVLQIKGQQMILLSMGIIDMSKLENHQLKLKKIFERVTWLVKEYLPDECAIEAPFFGKNVQSMLKLGRAQGVAMAAVLNRGVPIEEYSPRKIKQSITGNGNASKEQVSALLQKLVKFEQSPKFLDATDALAAAVCHHFQFKGVGSKSKGKNKASWKAFLAENPQRLKK encoded by the coding sequence TTGAGCGACAGCTTACAAAAAGAGCAGATAATCCTCGGAATTGATCCGGGAACCAATGTAATGGGCTATGGCGTGCTTCAAATTAAAGGGCAACAAATGATATTGCTCAGCATGGGAATTATTGATATGTCGAAACTTGAAAACCATCAGCTGAAACTCAAAAAAATATTTGAACGTGTGACCTGGCTTGTAAAGGAATATTTACCGGACGAATGTGCAATTGAAGCTCCGTTTTTTGGTAAAAACGTACAAAGCATGCTCAAACTTGGGAGAGCACAGGGCGTGGCAATGGCTGCTGTTTTAAACCGTGGCGTACCAATTGAAGAGTATTCGCCCAGAAAGATCAAACAGTCTATAACCGGAAATGGTAACGCCTCGAAAGAGCAGGTTTCAGCTTTATTGCAAAAACTTGTGAAATTCGAGCAAAGCCCAAAATTCTTGGATGCTACAGATGCTTTGGCAGCAGCCGTTTGTCATCACTTTCAATTTAAAGGTGTAGGAAGCAAAAGCAAGGGGAAAAACAAGGCAAGCTGGAAAGCCTTTTTAGCGGAAAATCCGCAGCGATTGAAGAAATGA
- a CDS encoding lysylphosphatidylglycerol synthase domain-containing protein, whose amino-acid sequence MPINRKRIFFITLKVAVFILLAIALYQQIFLERDFEAFLVQLKERWTEGNVLFLLGALFLMPVNWILESLKWKMLMQRIEPLTFTNSFRSVLSGVTFTMFTPNRIGEYAGRFLFLKKPWNPNAWLANFAGSYAQIIVTLALGCGGAYFLLDFLLELTGKDMLVLTVLNALAATSVFLVLAYFNSGWIIAQLNKYLFKYFFKKYRLLKTGLPFFLLVKVLLLSVLRYNVYVLQYLLLFWFFAIPLGFVEGLQFVALIFLVQTLIPSLALLELGIRGNIALFFLSAYSGMEPEILSAASLIWLINLLIPAFVGYGFILVLRKK is encoded by the coding sequence ATGCCGATAAATAGAAAACGTATTTTTTTCATTACCCTAAAAGTAGCGGTATTTATACTCTTGGCCATTGCACTTTACCAACAAATTTTTCTGGAAAGGGATTTTGAAGCCTTTTTAGTACAACTAAAAGAGCGCTGGACAGAGGGAAATGTTTTGTTCTTGCTTGGAGCATTGTTTTTGATGCCTGTTAACTGGATTTTGGAATCACTCAAGTGGAAAATGCTGATGCAGCGTATTGAGCCACTTACTTTTACCAATAGCTTTCGTTCTGTGCTTTCCGGTGTGACATTCACTATGTTCACGCCCAACAGAATAGGAGAATATGCCGGACGTTTCCTTTTCCTTAAAAAGCCCTGGAATCCCAATGCATGGCTGGCGAATTTTGCAGGAAGCTATGCGCAGATCATTGTTACACTTGCTTTGGGTTGTGGTGGCGCATATTTTTTGCTTGATTTTTTACTCGAACTCACCGGTAAAGATATGTTGGTGCTAACCGTACTCAATGCATTGGCCGCAACAAGTGTTTTTCTCGTGCTGGCTTATTTCAATTCGGGCTGGATAATTGCTCAGCTCAATAAATATTTGTTTAAGTATTTTTTTAAAAAGTACAGGCTCCTTAAAACCGGATTGCCATTTTTTTTGCTTGTGAAAGTTCTGCTACTTTCTGTTTTGCGTTACAATGTTTATGTGTTGCAATATTTATTGCTCTTTTGGTTTTTTGCAATTCCATTAGGCTTTGTTGAGGGTTTGCAATTTGTGGCATTGATTTTTTTAGTGCAAACATTGATCCCATCTCTTGCCTTGCTTGAATTGGGCATTCGCGGCAATATTGCGCTGTTTTTCCTTTCAGCTTATTCGGGTATGGAGCCGGAAATTCTAAGCGCTGCAAGTTTGATTTGGCTTATTAATTTATTGATACCGGCTTTTGTTGGATATGGTTTTATTTTGGTTTTGAGAAAGAAGTAA